Proteins encoded in a region of the Lycorma delicatula isolate Av1 chromosome 6, ASM4794821v1, whole genome shotgun sequence genome:
- the LOC142326245 gene encoding uncharacterized protein LOC142326245, with protein sequence MIKLTRVIFSLLLVIYFIPSNGSCSGFGQEYLQFRTTPQNYGYPIWYNQPQYLVPMPQQQYIQQQMQSNLSFQSAYGKQRIEGTYTGPPGNGLIYPRGLTVFGNIQ encoded by the exons atgataaaacttacgCGAGTCATTTTCAGCTTGTTGCTTGTTATTTACTTTATTCCTTCAAATGGATCATGTAGCGGATTCGGACAAGAGTATTTACAATTCAGAACTACACCACAGAATTACGG GTATCCGATATGGTATAACCAGCCACAATATCTAGTACCTATGCCACAACAGCAATATATCCAACAACAGATGCAAAGCAACCTTTCATTTCAATCTGCGTATGGTAAACAAAGAATTGAGGGAACATACACTGGACCTCCCGGCAACGGATTAATATATCCGAg GGGGCTAACCGTCTTTGGAAATATACAATGA